The following proteins are encoded in a genomic region of Clostridium kluyveri:
- a CDS encoding single-stranded DNA-binding protein, translating into MDNLMLNNKIYLEGKVISELQFSHEMYGEGFYTFNIEVPRLSESKDILFITISERLIGGMDIEIGTEIIVEGQLRSYNKFVDGGNRLILTVFARNIELCVERSKNPNQIFLDGFICKEPVYRTTPFGREISDMLLAVNRAYNKSDYIPTIAWGRNSRFCKSLKVSDNIRIWGRLQSREYQKKISDTETIKKIAYEVSISKMEKVNKDKDDETMEERTNFSYEDEENYEKNGKGEECLSENIEDKRIC; encoded by the coding sequence ATGGACAATTTAATGTTAAATAATAAGATTTATCTTGAAGGAAAGGTGATTTCGGAGCTGCAATTTAGTCATGAAATGTATGGAGAAGGTTTCTATACTTTTAATATTGAAGTTCCAAGGCTAAGTGAAAGTAAGGATATATTATTTATTACTATTTCAGAAAGGCTCATAGGAGGAATGGATATAGAGATAGGCACAGAAATTATAGTGGAGGGACAATTGAGATCCTACAATAAATTTGTAGATGGGGGAAATAGATTAATATTAACTGTATTCGCCAGAAATATAGAGTTATGCGTTGAAAGAAGTAAAAACCCAAATCAAATTTTTCTTGATGGATTCATATGCAAAGAGCCGGTTTATAGGACAACTCCCTTTGGTAGGGAAATTTCAGATATGTTATTAGCTGTAAATAGAGCCTATAATAAATCTGATTACATACCTACTATTGCATGGGGTAGAAATTCTAGGTTTTGTAAATCTTTAAAAGTCAGTGATAATATAAGAATATGGGGAAGATTGCAAAGTAGGGAGTATCAAAAAAAGATATCAGATACAGAAACTATAAAAAAAATAGCCTATGAAGTTTCCATATCCAAGATGGAAAAAGTAAACAAGGACAAAGATGATGAAACTATGGAAGAGAGAACAAATTTTTCTTATGAAGATGAAGAAAATTATGAAAAAAACGGGAAAGGAGAAGAATGTTTGAGTGAAAATATAGAAGATAAACGCATATGTTAA
- a CDS encoding class I SAM-dependent DNA methyltransferase, translating into MKCYEKFAHIYDELINTDIDYNVWYKKIINLCKELNIPQRSYLDLACGTGNLTEKLAPHFQTAWGVDLSYEMLTEADKKLRSKGLKVNLIHQDISELNLNKKFTLITCCLDSTNYILDELNLKNYFKNVFNHLDSNGMFIFDVNSHYKITNILGNNTYTYDSEEITYIWENFLENEIVDMYLTFFIKDKELYRRFDEHHRERAYTCDYIEKTLTDCNLHIITKLDNYQDKPLTPTSLRIVYVVKKNI; encoded by the coding sequence ATGAAATGTTACGAAAAATTTGCCCATATATATGATGAGCTAATAAATACTGATATAGATTATAATGTATGGTATAAGAAAATTATAAATTTATGTAAAGAATTAAATATACCCCAAAGAAGTTACCTTGATTTAGCCTGTGGAACAGGTAATTTAACAGAAAAATTGGCCCCACATTTTCAAACTGCCTGGGGGGTAGATTTATCCTATGAAATGCTTACAGAAGCAGATAAAAAACTAAGAAGCAAAGGATTAAAAGTAAATTTGATACACCAAGACATAAGTGAACTTAACCTAAATAAAAAATTTACTCTTATAACCTGCTGTCTTGATTCTACAAATTATATACTGGATGAATTAAATCTTAAAAATTACTTTAAAAATGTATTCAATCATCTAGATTCCAATGGAATGTTCATATTTGATGTAAATTCCCATTACAAAATTACCAATATATTAGGAAATAACACCTATACTTATGATAGTGAAGAAATAACTTATATATGGGAAAATTTTTTGGAAAATGAAATTGTGGACATGTATCTTACTTTTTTTATAAAGGATAAAGAACTATATAGACGATTTGACGAACACCATAGAGAAAGGGCCTATACCTGTGATTATATCGAAAAAACTCTCACAGATTGTAATTTACATATTATAACTAAACTAGATAATTATCAGGATAAACCCCTTACCCCTACTTCTTTAAGAATAGTCTATGTAGTAAAAAAAAATATATAG
- the dapD gene encoding 2,3,4,5-tetrahydropyridine-2,6-dicarboxylate N-acetyltransferase: METKYDLTDPYQIAKYIKDAKKSTPLKVYLQGNISSCSLKNIECYGSNNFYVLFGESTDICKFLDENKNKIEQFRIEQDRRNSAIPLIDLINIDARIEPGAIIRDKVKIGKNAVIMMGAVINIGAEIGEGTMIDMNAVVGARGKLGKNVHLGAGAVVAGVLEPPSKSPCEIGDDVLIGANSVILEGVKVGKGSVIAAGSIVIEDVPEGVVAGGTPARILKSVDDMTKDKTKILADLRK, encoded by the coding sequence ATGGAAACAAAATATGATCTTACAGACCCTTACCAGATAGCTAAATACATAAAAGACGCCAAAAAATCCACTCCTCTTAAAGTTTACCTTCAAGGCAATATATCAAGCTGCAGCCTTAAAAATATAGAATGTTATGGCAGTAATAATTTTTATGTTCTTTTTGGAGAAAGTACAGATATATGTAAATTTCTAGATGAAAATAAAAATAAGATTGAACAATTTAGAATAGAACAGGATAGAAGAAATTCTGCTATTCCTCTCATAGATTTAATAAACATAGATGCCAGGATAGAACCTGGTGCTATAATACGAGATAAAGTAAAAATAGGTAAAAATGCAGTTATTATGATGGGAGCAGTAATAAACATAGGTGCTGAAATAGGGGAAGGTACCATGATAGATATGAATGCCGTTGTAGGTGCCAGGGGAAAATTGGGCAAAAATGTTCATCTAGGTGCCGGTGCCGTAGTGGCAGGAGTTCTTGAACCACCTAGTAAGTCACCTTGCGAAATAGGTGATGATGTACTTATAGGCGCTAATTCCGTTATTCTAGAGGGAGTTAAGGTTGGAAAAGGCTCTGTAATTGCAGCAGGCTCGATAGTAATAGAAGATGTACCAGAAGGAGTTGTAGCCGGAGGTACTCCTGCAAGAATACTAAAATCTGTGGATGATATGACAAAGGATAAGACTAAAATTCTAGCGGACTTGAGAAAATAG
- the hslO gene encoding Hsp33 family molecular chaperone HslO — MQDTLVRATAKDDNIRIIAASTTNLVNEAVRIHNCAPTAAAAFGRMLTAGSIMGAMLKSSRDSLTVKISGNGTAGGILVTSYADAHVKGYIGNPSADLPPNDKGKLDVGGIIGINGNLTVIRDMGLKEPYSSQVPIQTGEIGDDLAYYFTVSEQTPSAVALGVLVDTDLTIKGSGGLIIQMMPGANNLLSDLVTYRLQELPSISHMIGDGLTIIEILNTVFKDMDLRILDTLNPTYKCDCSRERVEKALMSIGIQDLEEIYKDKKSEELKCNFCNKSYKFTHEEIGSLLKSLKRI; from the coding sequence ATACAAGATACGCTAGTACGAGCTACAGCTAAGGATGATAATATTAGGATAATAGCAGCTTCCACTACAAACTTAGTAAATGAGGCTGTTAGGATTCACAACTGTGCTCCTACTGCAGCAGCTGCTTTTGGAAGAATGCTTACCGCAGGTAGTATAATGGGAGCAATGCTAAAATCTTCCCGAGATAGTTTAACTGTAAAAATATCAGGAAATGGCACAGCTGGAGGCATACTTGTAACTTCCTATGCTGATGCCCATGTAAAAGGATATATTGGAAATCCTTCTGCAGATTTACCTCCAAATGATAAGGGTAAACTGGATGTAGGAGGAATTATAGGTATAAATGGCAATCTCACTGTAATACGAGACATGGGACTGAAAGAACCTTATTCCAGTCAAGTTCCCATACAAACTGGAGAAATAGGAGATGACCTGGCCTACTACTTTACAGTTTCAGAACAAACTCCTTCTGCAGTAGCTCTTGGAGTCTTAGTGGATACAGATTTAACTATCAAGGGTTCTGGAGGTCTTATAATTCAAATGATGCCAGGTGCTAATAATTTATTATCAGATTTGGTGACTTATAGATTACAGGAACTGCCTTCCATATCCCATATGATAGGAGACGGACTAACTATAATTGAGATATTAAACACTGTATTTAAAGACATGGATTTAAGGATATTAGATACACTGAATCCCACCTATAAATGTGATTGTTCCAGAGAAAGGGTGGAAAAAGCACTTATGAGTATAGGTATACAGGATTTAGAAGAAATTTATAAAGATAAAAAATCTGAAGAATTAAAGTGCAACTTTTGTAATAAATCCTATAAATTTACCCATGAGGAGATAGGAAGCCTTCTTAAAAGTTTGAAAAGAATCTAA
- a CDS encoding aspartate-semialdehyde dehydrogenase, translated as MSCNLAVVGCTGMVGRKFLEVLEERDFPVKNLYLYASAKSDGKVLKFSGKDYVVEELKEDNIKNKKIDIALFSAGGSTSLEFAPVFSKYGAVVVDNSSAWRMDKDIPLVVPEVNPEDIKWNKGIIANPNCSTIQALVPIKPLYDKYGIKRIIYSTYQAVSGAGVGGYNDLMEGYKGNPPKKFPFPIAGNVIPHIDTFLENGYTKEEMKMIDETKKILHDDTLKITATTVRVPVVYGHSESINIELKKDFELEDIFNLYKECNGIVLKDDVQNGKYPMPIDAAGNNEVYVGRIRRDFSLDSGLNLWVVADNIRKGAATNAVQIAECLIK; from the coding sequence ATGAGTTGCAATTTAGCGGTAGTTGGATGTACTGGAATGGTGGGAAGGAAGTTTCTTGAAGTGCTGGAAGAGCGAGATTTTCCTGTAAAAAATTTATATTTATATGCATCAGCTAAATCTGACGGGAAAGTATTGAAGTTTAGCGGTAAAGATTATGTAGTAGAGGAATTAAAAGAAGATAATATTAAAAATAAAAAAATAGATATTGCTCTTTTTTCCGCAGGTGGAAGTACAAGTCTTGAATTTGCTCCCGTGTTCTCAAAGTATGGAGCAGTAGTTGTAGATAATAGTAGTGCATGGAGAATGGATAAGGATATACCTTTAGTGGTTCCAGAAGTAAATCCAGAAGATATAAAATGGAATAAGGGAATAATCGCAAATCCTAATTGTTCTACAATACAAGCTTTAGTGCCAATTAAACCCCTTTATGATAAATATGGTATAAAAAGAATTATATACTCTACATATCAGGCTGTATCTGGTGCTGGAGTAGGAGGATATAATGATTTAATGGAAGGATACAAAGGGAATCCACCTAAAAAATTTCCTTTTCCTATAGCAGGTAATGTAATTCCGCACATAGATACTTTTTTAGAAAATGGTTATACAAAAGAAGAAATGAAAATGATAGATGAGACTAAAAAAATATTACATGATGATACTCTAAAGATCACTGCTACTACAGTTAGGGTTCCAGTAGTGTATGGACACAGTGAGAGTATAAATATAGAACTTAAAAAAGATTTTGAATTGGAAGACATATTTAATTTATATAAGGAATGCAACGGGATTGTATTAAAAGATGATGTGCAAAATGGTAAGTATCCAATGCCTATAGATGCAGCGGGTAATAATGAAGTATACGTAGGAAGAATAAGAAGAGACTTTAGCTTGGATTCTGGATTAAATCTATGGGTTGTAGCAGATAATATAAGAAAAGGTGCTGCTACTAATGCGGTTCAAATAGCAGAATGTTTAATTAAATGA
- a CDS encoding alpha/beta-type small acid-soluble spore protein, with protein sequence MAKTPLKKIIKAKLKSHKELSEIEKLREQLKYEIAEELGLKEKIDTYGWSGLTSEETGRIGGIMTKKKKELNIPKNEILLNNKDKFKDL encoded by the coding sequence ATGGCAAAGACACCGCTTAAAAAAATTATAAAAGCTAAACTAAAATCACATAAAGAACTTAGTGAAATAGAAAAATTAAGGGAACAATTAAAATATGAAATAGCAGAAGAATTAGGATTAAAAGAAAAAATCGATACCTATGGATGGAGTGGTTTAACTTCGGAAGAAACAGGAAGAATCGGCGGTATAATGACAAAGAAGAAAAAAGAACTTAATATCCCAAAGAATGAAATTCTACTGAATAATAAAGATAAATTTAAAGATTTATAG